One segment of Nitrospinota bacterium DNA contains the following:
- a CDS encoding methyl-accepting chemotaxis protein, translating to MKWFEEKGLGFKILASLTFILLLTSAANTFWTHRQLKQTVLKGAEQRALNLSESILLTLNNMMAQGTIGERRQYLNSFATFKGVREVRVIRGADVDEQYGEGPAGEKPRDEVDKRVLASGKMESLFVMEGGAHGLRVVIPFLMSKEWGEKTGINCFDCHQGSEGTANGALSLVIPLADAEAEILKNDGVMALFYTAEFAVIFLFFFWMIRYQVNTVLMRISGKLRETTGKVTGASHLMAEASGELSEGAARQASSLEQTSASLEEISSMVRHTADNAKEANTVMRGAAAMVDEGNTSMKHLVQAMEQIKDSSAEVAKIMKVIEEIAMQTNLISLNASIEAARAGEHGKGFGVVAEEVRGLARRSGAAAKDTTRLIQDAVIRAREGADITASTVQTFEKIAALTTRAAHLVEQISNAASEQAIGIDQINKAVTEMDSVTQQSAQKAQEAASLGVSLDGQTKELADIIHELNVIVKGVYAGRE from the coding sequence ATGAAGTGGTTTGAAGAAAAGGGGCTGGGGTTTAAAATCCTGGCGTCACTTACCTTTATCCTTTTGCTGACATCCGCCGCCAATACCTTCTGGACACACCGCCAGCTCAAACAGACCGTGCTTAAAGGGGCGGAACAGCGGGCGCTGAATTTAAGCGAATCCATCCTCCTTACGCTCAACAACATGATGGCGCAGGGGACGATCGGCGAGCGGCGGCAATATCTTAACTCCTTCGCCACGTTCAAGGGGGTGCGCGAAGTGCGGGTGATCCGCGGCGCGGACGTGGATGAGCAGTACGGCGAGGGTCCGGCCGGGGAAAAGCCGCGCGACGAAGTGGATAAGCGGGTGTTGGCCAGCGGCAAAATGGAATCGTTGTTCGTGATGGAGGGCGGCGCGCACGGGTTGCGGGTGGTGATTCCGTTCCTTATGTCCAAAGAGTGGGGTGAAAAAACCGGCATCAACTGTTTCGACTGCCATCAAGGGAGTGAAGGAACCGCCAACGGCGCGTTGAGCCTGGTTATTCCGCTGGCGGACGCGGAAGCGGAAATTTTGAAGAACGACGGGGTGATGGCGCTTTTTTACACGGCTGAATTCGCCGTTATATTTTTATTTTTCTTCTGGATGATCCGCTACCAGGTGAATACCGTGCTGATGCGCATATCCGGCAAGTTGCGGGAAACCACCGGCAAGGTAACCGGCGCTTCGCACTTGATGGCGGAAGCCAGCGGCGAACTTTCGGAGGGGGCGGCGCGGCAGGCCAGTTCGCTTGAGCAAACTTCGGCCTCGCTGGAGGAAATATCATCGATGGTGCGCCATACCGCCGATAACGCCAAAGAGGCCAACACGGTGATGCGCGGCGCGGCGGCGATGGTGGATGAGGGGAACACCTCCATGAAACACCTTGTACAGGCGATGGAACAGATCAAGGACTCCTCCGCCGAGGTAGCCAAAATCATGAAAGTGATCGAGGAGATCGCCATGCAGACGAACCTCATATCGCTCAACGCCTCGATTGAGGCGGCCCGCGCGGGCGAACACGGCAAAGGGTTTGGCGTGGTGGCCGAAGAGGTGCGCGGCCTCGCGCGGCGCAGCGGCGCCGCCGCGAAAGACACCACCCGGTTGATTCAGGACGCCGTCATCCGCGCCCGCGAAGGGGCCGATATTACCGCCAGCACCGTGCAAACCTTTGAAAAAATCGCCGCGCTTACAACGCGGGCCGCGCATCTGGTGGAACAGATCAGCAACGCCGCCAGCGAACAGGCTATCGGCATCGACCAGATCAACAAAGCGGTGACCGAGATGGATTCCGTTACGCAACAAAGCGCCCAAAAGGCGCAAGAGGCCGCCAGTCTGGGCGTTTCGCTGGACGGTCAAACGAAGGAACTGGCGGACATCATTCACGAACTGAATGTCATCGTAAAGGGGGTCTACGCCGGGCGGGAGTGA
- a CDS encoding class I SAM-dependent methyltransferase, translated as MRNWLGAAFFRWLQRQRFYADVHAEAVSAVPSRGLWHDIGCGPGLIPGIASERGFAAVGFDMNPASVIMAQKLYPKVHFFNQDLDTLAAAHGEKPDVISISSLLFVLPDRVAALNRVWGMLKPGGYLLIIETGSLMNLPNVIKYSIRQGRFSFGLCLWGIARSGATVEDEVLRWAKDRKLVEEQKPLGGMLHVWVFRKEV; from the coding sequence ATGCGGAATTGGCTGGGAGCGGCATTCTTCCGCTGGCTGCAACGCCAGCGGTTTTACGCCGATGTTCACGCGGAAGCGGTGAGCGCGGTTCCCAGCCGCGGTCTATGGCACGACATCGGCTGCGGGCCGGGGCTTATTCCCGGCATCGCATCGGAGAGGGGATTTGCCGCAGTGGGGTTCGACATGAATCCGGCATCGGTAATCATGGCCCAAAAGCTTTATCCCAAGGTGCACTTTTTCAATCAGGATCTCGATACGCTTGCCGCAGCGCATGGTGAAAAACCGGATGTCATCTCCATCTCTTCACTTCTTTTCGTTCTGCCCGACAGGGTGGCGGCGTTGAACAGGGTGTGGGGGATGTTAAAGCCGGGGGGATACCTTCTAATCATTGAAACCGGCAGCTTAATGAATTTGCCGAATGTCATCAAATATTCGATCAGGCAAGGTCGGTTTTCATTTGGCCTCTGTCTTTGGGGTATTGCCCGCTCAGGCGCAACGGTGGAAGACGAAGTCCTCAGATGGGCAAAAGACCGGAAGCTTGTGGAGGAACAGAAACCTCTGGGCGGGATGCTGCATGTGTGGGTGTTCCGAAAGGAGGTATAG
- a CDS encoding YifB family Mg chelatase-like AAA ATPase: MIAKLFSAAHLGIEAFPVEVEVDLTPGAFFYITVGLPDAAVKESQNRILAALKNSGFEMPIKKITVNLAPADVRKEGSAFDLPIALAILAAQGIIPAERLNDLFIIGELALDGRVKPVRGMLSVAVTVKARHAAGLLCPADNAGEAAVVEGVNVYPVETLAQAVGWLLGETAIEKAKPMLFGLGATVEDEVDFTDVKGQYHVRRAVEVAAAGGHNVLMIGPPGSGKSMIARRLPTVMPGWSLEEAIDCSRIHSVAGLLGRNISVLSRRPFRAPHHTVSDAGLVGGGNNPVLPGEVSLAHHGVLFLAELPEFRRSALEVLRQPLEDGRVVIARASSSVAFPAEFMMVCAMNPCPCGFSTDPVKECRCTTLEIRRYRQKISGPLLDRIDIQVDVPAVKYQELKGDADGESSAAIRARVDMAQSRQKKRFAKSRIYRNAQMGSKQIKTHCRVGPESENLLKMAMERLGLSARAHSRILKVARTIADLAGCDDIRTEHMAEAIQYRALERGL, translated from the coding sequence ATGATCGCAAAGCTGTTCAGCGCCGCACACCTCGGCATCGAGGCGTTTCCCGTGGAAGTGGAAGTCGATCTCACCCCCGGCGCATTTTTCTACATCACCGTGGGGCTGCCGGACGCGGCGGTGAAGGAAAGCCAAAACCGCATTCTCGCCGCGTTGAAAAATTCCGGTTTCGAAATGCCGATAAAGAAAATCACCGTGAACCTCGCCCCCGCCGACGTCCGCAAGGAGGGGAGCGCGTTCGATCTGCCGATAGCGCTGGCCATCCTCGCCGCGCAGGGAATCATCCCCGCCGAGCGGCTCAATGACCTTTTCATCATCGGCGAACTGGCCCTCGATGGACGGGTGAAGCCGGTGCGCGGGATGCTCTCCGTCGCGGTGACCGTGAAAGCCCGCCATGCCGCCGGATTGCTCTGTCCCGCCGACAACGCCGGCGAGGCGGCGGTGGTGGAGGGGGTGAATGTCTACCCGGTGGAAACACTAGCCCAGGCGGTGGGGTGGCTGCTGGGCGAAACCGCCATCGAAAAGGCCAAGCCGATGCTGTTCGGGCTGGGGGCCACGGTGGAAGACGAAGTGGACTTCACCGACGTGAAGGGGCAATACCACGTGCGCCGCGCCGTGGAAGTGGCCGCGGCGGGGGGCCACAACGTTCTTATGATCGGCCCCCCCGGTTCCGGCAAATCAATGATCGCCCGGCGGCTTCCCACCGTGATGCCCGGCTGGTCGCTGGAAGAGGCCATCGACTGCTCCCGCATCCACAGCGTGGCGGGCCTGCTGGGACGCAACATTTCGGTGCTCTCGCGCCGGCCGTTCCGCGCGCCGCACCACACCGTGTCGGACGCCGGCCTCGTGGGGGGCGGCAACAATCCGGTGCTGCCGGGCGAGGTTTCGCTGGCGCATCACGGTGTGCTCTTTCTCGCTGAGTTGCCGGAATTCCGCCGCAGCGCGCTGGAGGTGTTGCGCCAGCCGCTGGAGGACGGGCGGGTGGTGATCGCGCGCGCGTCTTCGTCGGTCGCGTTTCCGGCGGAGTTCATGATGGTCTGCGCCATGAACCCCTGCCCCTGCGGCTTTTCCACCGATCCGGTGAAGGAGTGCCGTTGCACCACATTGGAGATACGCCGCTACCGCCAGAAAATTTCCGGGCCGCTGCTGGACCGCATCGACATACAGGTGGACGTGCCGGCGGTGAAATATCAGGAGTTGAAGGGGGATGCCGACGGCGAATCATCCGCCGCCATCCGCGCGCGGGTGGACATGGCGCAGAGCCGCCAGAAAAAGCGGTTCGCAAAAAGCCGCATCTACCGCAACGCGCAGATGGGATCCAAGCAGATAAAAACGCACTGCAGGGTGGGGCCGGAATCGGAAAACCTGCTCAAGATGGCGATGGAGCGGCTGGGCCTTTCGGCGCGCGCCCACTCGCGGATTTTGAAGGTGGCCCGCACCATCGCCGACCTCGCCGGTTGCGACGACATCCGCACCGAGCATATGGCGGAGGCCATCCAATACCGCGCGCTCGAACGGGGATTGTGA